Proteins encoded within one genomic window of Prauserella marina:
- a CDS encoding DUF5938 domain-containing protein: MPTDKPVVVYGASGYTGRLICEYLREYNIPFLAAGRDLKRVEEAVAAVPGVETVEHEIVEVEHDTAALTEQFRGAKVVLNTVGPFARYGHEVVRACLDIGAHYTDTNGEQNWMIEAEERYGADFAERGLLLSPGIAQMYTIGEIAANICLETPGLDTLDIQVFWKGYPTVASTNTILTNAAFSSAYYLEQNEYVEWPPDGGLYELVVPGQHELGLALPWGGTSHPLWFKKDPRVANVRALGGVFNRPLMLGVPQIVEGALKQMEGASLDEKYRIIDELSAQVRNEMPPRENPRVNTSLDSVYASGPLGRAHCVIHGNCNYKQTALLNAHAAAHLLQEQPRRAGFASGCQAFGHRELLGTLRAFGLVLEPILDVHN, translated from the coding sequence GTGCCTACTGACAAGCCCGTCGTCGTTTACGGAGCCTCCGGTTACACGGGCAGGCTCATCTGCGAATACCTGCGCGAGTACAACATCCCGTTCCTCGCGGCAGGCCGGGACCTGAAACGGGTCGAAGAGGCGGTCGCCGCGGTGCCGGGGGTGGAGACGGTCGAGCACGAGATCGTCGAGGTCGAACACGACACGGCCGCGCTGACCGAGCAGTTCCGCGGCGCGAAGGTCGTGCTCAACACCGTGGGGCCGTTCGCGAGGTACGGCCACGAGGTGGTGCGAGCCTGCCTCGACATCGGCGCGCACTACACCGACACCAACGGCGAGCAGAACTGGATGATCGAAGCCGAGGAGCGCTACGGCGCCGACTTCGCGGAGCGGGGCCTGCTGCTGTCACCGGGAATCGCCCAGATGTACACCATCGGTGAGATCGCGGCCAACATCTGCCTTGAGACGCCGGGCCTCGACACCCTCGACATCCAGGTGTTCTGGAAGGGCTACCCGACGGTCGCCTCCACGAACACGATCCTGACCAACGCCGCCTTCTCCTCGGCCTACTACCTGGAACAGAACGAGTACGTGGAATGGCCCCCTGACGGCGGGCTCTACGAACTGGTGGTGCCAGGACAGCACGAGCTCGGCCTCGCGCTGCCATGGGGCGGTACGTCGCACCCGTTGTGGTTCAAGAAAGATCCCCGCGTGGCCAACGTGCGGGCACTCGGCGGAGTGTTCAACCGGCCGCTGATGCTCGGGGTGCCGCAGATCGTGGAGGGCGCGCTCAAGCAGATGGAGGGCGCCTCGCTCGACGAGAAGTACCGGATCATCGACGAACTGTCCGCGCAGGTGCGCAACGAGATGCCGCCGAGAGAGAACCCGCGCGTCAACACCTCGCTCGACTCGGTGTACGCGTCGGGGCCGCTCGGCCGCGCGCACTGCGTCATCCACGGCAACTGCAACTACAAACAGACCGCCCTGCTCAACGCGCACGCGGCGGCTCATCTGTTGCAGGAACAGCCGAGGAGGGCCGGCTTCGCCTCCGGTTGCCAGGCGTTCGGGCACCGCGAACTGCTCGGCACTCTGCGGGCCTTCGGACTCGTGCTCGAACCGATACTGGACGTCCACAACTGA
- a CDS encoding SDR family NAD(P)-dependent oxidoreductase — protein sequence MTSYDLTGRKALVTGGARGLGAGMAEALATAGAAVAVGDVLDDVGKETAQSLRDAGATAEFVSLDVTDEASWAQAIPNVLDALGGFDLLVNNAGVEITSLIADLDPEGLRRMLDVNVVGTALGLKYAFRAMRPGGSAGNGGSVVNIASVAATIAFPGIAGYSATKSAIDRLTRVAAAESGKLGYGVRVNCVYPGLTPTAMGNQLAVDCAEIGLFPSPKDAVKTVVELTPQGRLGQVDDMADAVVFLASDAAKFVTGAGLPVDGGMGM from the coding sequence ATGACGAGTTACGACCTGACCGGCAGGAAAGCGCTGGTCACCGGAGGGGCGCGAGGGCTGGGCGCCGGAATGGCCGAGGCGCTGGCCACGGCGGGAGCGGCCGTCGCCGTCGGCGACGTGCTCGACGACGTCGGCAAGGAGACCGCCCAGTCGCTGCGCGACGCGGGAGCCACCGCCGAGTTCGTGTCACTGGACGTGACCGACGAGGCGAGCTGGGCACAGGCGATCCCGAACGTCCTCGACGCGCTCGGCGGATTCGACCTGCTCGTCAACAACGCCGGAGTGGAGATCACCAGCCTCATCGCCGACCTCGACCCCGAGGGGCTTCGCCGCATGCTCGACGTGAACGTCGTCGGCACCGCGCTCGGCCTCAAGTACGCGTTCCGGGCCATGCGGCCCGGAGGCAGCGCGGGCAACGGGGGCTCGGTCGTCAACATCGCGTCCGTCGCCGCGACCATCGCCTTTCCCGGCATCGCGGGGTACTCGGCGACGAAATCCGCCATCGACCGGCTCACCAGGGTCGCCGCGGCCGAGTCGGGCAAGCTCGGCTACGGGGTCAGGGTCAACTGCGTCTACCCGGGCCTGACGCCGACGGCGATGGGCAACCAGCTCGCCGTGGACTGCGCCGAGATCGGCCTCTTCCCCTCGCCGAAGGACGCCGTGAAGACCGTCGTGGAGCTGACCCCGCAGGGGCGGCTCGGGCAGGTCGACGACATGGCCGATGCCGTGGTGTTCCTCGCCTCCGACGCCGCCAAGTTCGTCACCGGCGCGGGCCTTCCCGTCGACGGCGGCATGGGTATGTGA
- a CDS encoding acyl-CoA synthetase codes for MRLSDYVDKGFSLGGDYPCLTTNGSSVSYAGVRRSSRLIAGALLGSGIGRGDRVAVLSANDPLALTCVFGISRAGAVWCPVNPRNVAEENRQLLDLFGCRCLFFQKRFEPLVMEIREALPRLTTLVCLDGEAEGAVGFTEWIERHGREPEEISPSGDELCMLAGTGGTTGVPKGVRLTGLNMQTATALTLMCYPFGERPRYLALAPLTHSAGVLTFPVMALGGEVVIMPNPDLGEFLRLIERHRITHAFLPPTVIYGLLDHPDLDSTDLSSLRCLWYGAAPMSPSRLEEALTRIGPVLGQLFGQTEAPNMISTLAPADHFNADGSVATERLSSAGKPTPLTQVAVMDSAGALLPRGERGEIVVRGPLVMAGYHENTEATEEVSRHGWHHTGDIGYLDEDNYLFIVDRAKDMIITGGFNVYSAEVERALLAHPDVQDSAVFGLPDEKWGERVTAVVQLRTGRRPEPGELAAFARKRLGGVKAPKQIEIWPDLPRSKIGKVLKTEIRARLTGTPDAAGTSDSSTSD; via the coding sequence GTGCGACTCAGTGATTATGTCGACAAGGGGTTTTCTCTCGGCGGCGATTATCCTTGCCTGACAACGAACGGCTCCTCGGTCAGCTACGCCGGGGTGCGACGGTCGTCCCGCCTGATCGCCGGAGCACTGCTCGGTTCCGGAATCGGGAGGGGCGACCGGGTCGCCGTGCTGTCGGCCAACGATCCGCTCGCGCTCACCTGCGTATTCGGCATCTCCCGCGCGGGGGCGGTGTGGTGCCCTGTCAATCCTCGCAACGTCGCCGAGGAGAACCGGCAGCTGCTCGACCTGTTCGGCTGCCGGTGCCTTTTCTTCCAGAAGCGATTCGAACCTCTGGTCATGGAGATCCGCGAGGCACTACCGCGGCTGACCACGTTGGTGTGCCTCGACGGCGAGGCCGAGGGCGCGGTCGGCTTCACCGAATGGATCGAGCGCCATGGGCGCGAGCCGGAGGAGATCTCGCCTTCCGGTGATGAACTGTGCATGCTCGCGGGAACGGGAGGCACCACCGGTGTCCCGAAGGGGGTGCGGCTGACCGGGCTCAACATGCAGACGGCGACCGCGCTGACGCTCATGTGCTACCCGTTCGGCGAGCGGCCCCGCTATCTCGCGCTGGCCCCGCTCACCCACTCGGCGGGCGTGCTCACGTTTCCGGTGATGGCGCTCGGCGGCGAGGTCGTCATCATGCCGAATCCCGACCTCGGTGAGTTCCTGCGCCTGATCGAACGGCACCGCATCACGCACGCGTTCCTGCCGCCGACGGTGATCTACGGTCTGCTCGACCACCCCGACCTGGATTCCACCGATCTCAGTTCGCTGCGCTGCCTCTGGTACGGCGCCGCTCCGATGTCACCTTCCCGCCTGGAGGAAGCGCTGACCAGGATCGGCCCCGTGCTCGGGCAGTTGTTCGGACAGACCGAAGCCCCGAACATGATCTCCACGCTCGCCCCTGCCGACCACTTCAACGCCGACGGATCCGTTGCCACGGAACGGCTTTCCTCAGCCGGAAAGCCGACACCGCTGACCCAGGTCGCGGTGATGGACAGCGCGGGGGCGCTGTTGCCGAGAGGTGAACGGGGCGAGATCGTGGTGCGCGGTCCGCTCGTGATGGCCGGTTACCACGAGAACACCGAAGCCACCGAGGAGGTGAGCAGGCACGGCTGGCACCACACCGGCGACATCGGCTACCTCGACGAGGACAACTACCTCTTCATCGTCGACCGCGCGAAGGACATGATCATCACGGGCGGGTTCAACGTGTACTCGGCCGAGGTCGAGCGCGCGCTGCTGGCGCACCCGGACGTCCAGGACAGCGCCGTGTTCGGGTTGCCGGACGAGAAATGGGGAGAGCGGGTCACCGCCGTGGTCCAGCTTCGCACGGGACGGCGGCCGGAGCCGGGCGAACTGGCCGCGTTCGCCAGAAAGCGGCTCGGCGGCGTGAAGGCACCGAAGCAGATCGAGATCTGGCCGGACCTGCCGCGCTCGAAGATCGGCAAGGTACTCAAGACCGAGATCAGGGCCCGGCTGACCGGAACTCCCGACGCCGCTGGCACATCTGATTCGTCCACTTCGGACTGA